A genomic segment from Athene noctua unplaced genomic scaffold, bAthNoc1.hap1.1 HAP1_HAP1_scaffold_34, whole genome shotgun sequence encodes:
- the LOC141974180 gene encoding olfactory receptor 14J1-like has product MSNGSSVTGFLLLAFADRRELQLLHFWLFLGISLAALLGNGLIITAIACDHRLHTPMYFFLLNLSLLDLGSLSTTLPKAMANSLWDNRHISYLGCAAQLFFFLFFISAEFSLLTIMAYDRYVAICNPLHYGTLLGSRACAHMAAAAWGSGFLYALLHTASTFSLPLCKGNTLGQFFCEIPQILKLSCSHSYLREVGLILVSACLLSGCFVFIVVSYVQIFRAVLRIPSEQGRHKAFSTCLPHLAVVSLFLSTVMFAHLKPRSLSSPALDLVVSFLYSVLPPAVNPLIYSMRNQELRDALRKVFSWTFCSSDKQPISLHK; this is encoded by the coding sequence atgtccaacggcagctccgtcaccgggttcctcctcctggcattcgcagacagacgggagctgcagctcctgcacttctggctcttcctgggcatctccctggctgccctcctgggcaacggcctcatcatcaccgccatcgcctgtgaccaccgcctgcacacccccatgtacttcttcctcctcaacctctccctcctcgacctgggctccctctccaccactctccccaaagccatggccaactccctctgggacaacaggcacatctcctacctCGGATGCGCTGCccagctatttttctttctctttttcatttcagcagagttttctctcctcaccatcatggcctacgaccgctacgttgccatctgcaaccccctgcactacgggaccctcctgggcagcagagcttgtgcccacatggcagcagctgcctggggctctgggTTTCTCTATGCTCTGCTGCACACAGccagcacattttcactgccactctgcaaaggcaacaccctgggccagttcttctgtgaaatcccccagatcctcaagctctcctgctcacactcctacctcagggaagttgggcttatcttGGTTAGTGCCTGTTTACtttctgggtgttttgttttcattgtggtgtcctatgtgcagatcttcagggccgtgctgaggatcccctctgagcagggacggcacaaagccttttccacgtgcctccctcacctggccgtggtctccctgttTCTCAGCACTGTCATGTTTGCCCATCTGAAGCCCcgttccctctcctccccagccctggacctggtggtgtcatttctgtactcggttcTGCCTCCAGCTGTGAACCCCTTAAtttacagcatgaggaaccaggagctcAGGGATGCCTTGAGGAAGGTGTTTTCATGGACATTTTGCAGCAGTGACAAGCAGCCCATCTCTCTCCACAAATGA